In Leptolyngbya subtilissima AS-A7, the genomic window TAATGTCAATGTCAATGTTTTGAGTAAGCTAGAGGGATGAAGGCTCCATACCTAACCATCAAAGAACTCACAGACGCGGTTGGTGGCGTCACCCCCCGCATGGTGAGGCACTACCACACCCTGGGGTTGCTGCCGCCCGTGCAGCGCTCCGAGGGCAACTACCGCCTCTACACCCAGCAAGACGTGCAGCGCCTCCAGCGCGTGATTGCCCTCAAGCAGCAGGGGTTTCAGCTCTCGCACATTCGCCAGCTACTCGACAGCCAGTCCGAAGAACTCACCAATCCCACATTGATGACCCAGCTACAGCAGCAGTATCGCGCCGTGATTGAGCAAATCACTCGGCTGCGGCAGACGGCAACGGCGCTAGAGGGGCTGCTAGGGCGCGATCGCGATTGCCAGAGCACCCAGGCCGAGGTGCTGGCCCAGATCAAGCAGCTAGACGTGAATACCCAGGAGGAGCTCGGCAAACTCGACCAGATCTGGTCAAATCTAGATGCCGCCACAACAGCGCACCCAGAAGCATTTCAAGAGTCCCTACAACGGTTGCTCCCCGACCTGTCTGACTACTCTGAAGTCACAGTTCATTTGCTGCATCAGCTCGTGCTGGCCTGTGGCGACGTTAGCTTGATCAACTTTGTCAGCTTGAGCCCTAGTGCCGTTGCCTCTGCTCGCGAAGCGCTTAAAGCGAAGTGTTGTATTGTGACAGACTTGCCAAGCGTCGCCGCCACCCTCGATCGCACTCGGTTAGCGCATTTGGGATGTCCGATCGCAACCCTGATTGATGATCCTCACATTACGGGAGTCAGTGAAGCAGAGCAAACGTTTTACAACCATCCAGCTTGGCAAGAACGGCTACGGCAGATACCCAAGGGGTCTGTGCTGGTCATCGGATACGCCCCTTCAGTGCTGCTTGCGGCCTGCCAGCTGATTGAGCAGCAGCAAATCGAGCCCGCCCTCGTCATTGGCATGCCGATTGGGTTTAGCCATGCGCCAGCGGCAAAGCGGCGACTGGCGGAGACAAAAGTTGCTCACATCACGATTCAAGGCAGCTTCGGTGGTGGGCTTTTAGCATCAGTGACGTTAAATTCTTTAGTGGAAACGCTCATTGAAAAGCCAGATTGTCACTGTTACCTTACCCGTTCTTAGGCTCAATCCCTGTGTCGGTTAACCAATGAGTAATTCTCTAATTTTGACGCTGAAGTTAGACCAAACCACTTTCGAGCGAGCAAACACGTTACGCCAGCAGCACTTTCCCCCAGAGCGAAATGTCGTTCCGGCCCACATTATTTTGTTTCATCAGTTGCCGGGCGATCGCGAATCGGCTATTTCCCACAGCTTGGAAACCCTGTGCGCTCAGACAAAGCACTTTCCTTTTTCTTTGCCTTCGCCCAAGTTGCTTGGCAACGGCGTCGCTATCAGCGTTAGTTCTCCTGAGCTGATTCAGCTACACAAAGACCTAGCAACCGCCTGGGACGAATGGCTCATCCCCCAAGATCGCCAGGGCTACCGTCCGCACATCACCATTCAAAATAAGGTGGATTCCAATGCAGCCCGCCAGCTATATGAAGAACTGGAGGCACAATGGCAATCTATGACGGGTTGGGGAGAAGGCTTGTTGCTGTGGTACTACCAAAAAGGACCTTGGGAGTTAGCCCGGGAATTTTGCTTTGCCCAATAGCTCATATTCCAGGTTCCAAAAGGCGTAGCGGATGGGCGATACGCTATGAAACCACATACGCACAGTTAACTACGCTAGGAGCCGCAGCACTAGTGAGCATTGCGTGCCAAGGCTGGCTTGAATTCGAGGCTGGTGAATGTATGGTTCTGGGCGCTAACCCAATGGGTTAGCGCCATCGGTTTGGTTTAAGTCCTGTCAACTCCGCAACAGCAGCAACAAGTTCATAAACATCGGTTGGCTTGGGGAGATACTTCTGGAAGCTTTCCGATCGAAAATTCTGTGATAAAAGCTTTAGACAGTCCTGTTGTTTAAGCAGCGTTGTCACCGCAATGGCACACAAAAATTTGTCTGGGTCGGTCTGCAAACTTCTTAGCTCGTGAACTAGGGCATAGCCATCTTGACCTGGAAGGCTGATATCACAGATCAAAACATCGGGATACCAGTTAGTTGCCTTATCAATTGCTTCGGTGGTCGAAGTAGTTGCGAAGACCTCTGCTTCTCTTCCTTGCAGCACAAAACTAAAGATGTCTAAAGTATCGACATCTCCATCAACTATCAAAACCCGTAGGCCCTTTAGGGAAGATAGATTGCCATCAAAATTGATGTAGTTGTTTTGACATTCTTCTACTAGCAAATCGCCATGGTCTGCATCCATTTGCACTGCTTGAGGGCTGGCTAAATGCAACAAATAATCTAGACTTAGCCAGTCAGCACAGTTCGTTTCGTCGCCGTATCCGCATTGACGATATTCTGGCTGCATAATCACCCAAAACGAGATTGTGACCTAGGTAAGCCAGCTTTTCTAAGCCAAGGTCATCCTAAACCGCTCTAAACGGTCAAGTCGGTCGGGTTTTAAACATAGGGCAGGTTTTTTCTCCTATAGGGGACCTAGCAAATGGGCAAACTCCCTTTGAATAGCGCCATAGCATTCACAGGAACAGTTTTCTAAAGCTTCACCATCCAAAATCGTGACCCGACCACGGGTGTAGCGAATTACACTAGCCTGACTCAGGTTGCCAGCAGCTATCGTGACACTAGAACGGGGAACACCCAACATTTCCCCTATAAACTCTTGAGTCAGTATAAATGTATCGCTTTGCAAGCAGTCTCGCACTAGCAAGAGCCAGCGGGCCAGCCGCTCCTCAGTTGAGTGAAACCGATTACAGGCAACATACTGAGCCGCTTGGCTAAAAAGAGCCTGACAGTAGCGCAGCAGGATGCTTTGTAACGGTCCACCGCGATCGAACTCAGCCTTTAACGCTGCGGCACTCATGCGCATAGCCTGACCTGGATTCTGCACATAGGCTCGATGGGCCTTGGTTTTACCGCCCAAAATAGCCAAAATACCTGCCATTCCTTCCCGCCCTACTAAGCTAACCTCAATGGTAGAGCCATTTTCCATTGAGGTAACTAGGGAAATTAGTGAGTGGTGCGGAAAGTAAACATAGGAAACAGGTTCATCAACGTCGTAAATAGACTGATAGTTCGTCAGTGAAACCAGTTCTAAATGGGGAACTAGCCGTTCATATGCTTCCGTTGGTAAAACCGCAAGCAAATGATTTTTAGGGAGGTCGAATTTTTGAATGTTGGACATAATCTATCCTAGGGACAAGCCATGTTGAGAAAAACAACTACTGGCACTAGGAAGAAGGATTCAAATCTTATTCACAATGTCAAAAGAAATTAATCTAGCCGGGCAAGCCTTCTGGCGTTGCCTATCTGCACAATAACAAAAATTTAGCTAGCAATGGGGCTCCATTATGTCTTTGTAGCGTTAAGTTAGGTACACCTGTTGCTCTAAGCAAAAAATTGGACCTACTAACGATACCTAAAAGCTTAGCCAGTCCTTGTTTCCAGTCTGCTTGAGGGCCTGACAACTCTATAGAGTTAGTCCTACTGGCTTGGCGCAAGTCGAGATGCTGAAAATTTCTGAGTTCAAGTGTACTATTGAGTTAGTGCATTCAGACCTTTGATGGTCTATCGAGGCAACCATGGCCAATTTGCTGCTGATTGAAAGCCCTGGCAAGGTGAAGAAGCTCGGGCAAATTTTGGGTTCGGGCTGGGTGATCAAAGCCAGCATGGGCCACGTGCGCGAACTTGCCAATGACGGCGAAGATGCCCTCGGCTTTGATCTGGGGGCAGACTCTATTAACTGCCGCTACCAACCTCGTGATGACCGCGCCCAAAAGGTGTTGGCTGAGCTGCGCCAGGCGGTCAAAGCCGCCGCTTGCGTCTACATCGCCACAGACCCCGATCGCGAAGGCGAAACCATTGGCTGGCATTTGCAGCAGGCGCTCAACCTAAAGCACCCTCGGCGGGTGGTCTACAGCGAAATTACCTCCCAGGCGGTGAGAGCGGCGATCGCCCAGCCCCGCACCCTCAACCAGAGCCTAGTCGCTGCCGGACGCGCCCGCGACTGCCTTGATAAGCTGGTGGGCTACACCGGCAGTCGCCACGTAGTCTGGCCCCTAAACAACGGCGCAAAATCTATGGGTCGGGTGCAGAGCGCTACCCTGCACTTGCTCTGCGTCAGGGAGAGAGCCATTCAGGCCTTTGTCCCCCAAGACTACTGGAGCGTGTGGGTGACCTACGGCGAGGGGTTCAAAGCGTTTTATCGCACCAGCCCTAAGCCGCAGCGGCCGCCGGCCAAAGATGCGGAAGATAAGGGTGCTGAGCAGGAGTCTGAGCGGGTGACCTCCCAAGAGCGGGCCGATCAGCTGGTGGCGAGCGCTCAAACCCATCCCCATCATGTTCTACACATTGAAGGCAAACAGGCCACCCAATCGCCCCCGCCCCCCTTTGTTACCTCCACCTTGCAGCAGGCGGCTGGTTCCAAACTGCACTTCAGCCCCGAGCACACTATGAAGGTGGCCCAAGCGCTCTATGAAAAGGGCCACATCACCTACATGCGCACCGATTCGATTACACTCTCCGCCCCCTTTTGCGAGTCGGTGCGCCAGTACCTAGAGCAGCACGACCCCACTAACTTGCCGCGCAAAACCACCCAGCATCGCGCCATCAAAGGCTCCCAAGAAGCCCACGAAGCGATTCGCCCTACCGATGTCAATCACCTGCCCCAGCACCTTCAGCGAGAACTCTCTGCTGAGCAGGCTCGCCTCTACGAGCTGATCTGGAACCGGGCGGTGGCCTCGCAATGTGCCCCGGCGCGCCTGCGCAAAACTCGCATTGTCACTCAGTCGGGCGACGCCTACTGGGAAGCCCGCGGCCAGGTGCTCGAGTTTGCCGGCTACACCCGCTACTGGAACAACCTCAGCGCCGATGCAGTGCTGCCTGCCCTAACCCAGGGGCAACCCCTGCAACTCGCACAGGCCCAGGCGGATGCTAAGCAGACTCAGCCGCCGCCCCGCTACAGCGAGCCGAAGCTGGTGAAGCTAATGGAGCAAAAAGGGATTGGTCGCCCCAGCACCTACGCCCCAACCATCAAAACCCTCAGGCAGCGGGAGTATGTGGATCTGCTTCAGGGCAAGCTACAGCCCACCGCGTTGGGACTGGAGCTTGATGGAGCCCTGGAGAAGCTCCTGCCAGACCTGATTCAGCCAGAGTTTACGGCCCAGATGGAAACGGCCCTGGATGCGATCGCCACTGGCGATCAGGAGTGGCAGGCCTATCTGCTCAACTGGAACCGGAATTATTTTGCCCCGGCGATCGCCCAAGCCAAGTCCCAACTCCTTTCCCTACCGACCTTTGCCGAGCATCCCCCGGCACCGGGAGGGAAGTCTTCTGAGCGATCGTCAGTTACCAAGGCCAAGCCTGCTAATGGTCAACCGACCAAAACCAAATGCCCCACCTGCGGCGAGGCGATGACCAAACTTCCCTCCCGTTCTAAGAAGATGAAAGCGAAGCACTTTCTCAAATGCTCAGGCCCCGGCTGCAGCACCGTCATGTTTTGGAATGCTAAGGCCAAACGCTATGAGCTGCCCCAAGCCCAGCGCCAGGCTCTCAGTTCAGACCTGTTTACCGACCATCCCTGCCCTGTCTGCGGTGCTTTACTTGAGCGCTACGCCTACACCAAAGACGGGCAGGACAAAGTCATGCTGCGCTGCTCACTCCTAGAAAATCGCCGGGGCAAATGTAAGGAAGTCGCCTTCTTTCAGAGCCAAGGGGAGTTTTGGTCGCCCAAATTCGGCACCTTGAAGATATCGGCCCCTAGTCCTTAGGCTTTTTCTAGAAAAGACGTTCCCAGCCGTCAATGCCAACCGTTAAGACCTAAGCAATCATGCCGGTATTAAAGAGGATGAAAGTCGCATAAAGCTGGGTTTTACTCAGCTTGTATCAAAAATAGTTGTGTCAGCCTACTTATTTTGCTAGTTCTAAACTCGACATCTGCTGCATAAATAGCATCGCCTTATTGACCAATTTAGGACCCGCCTTTTCAGGGGAACCGGCATCAAATGGAGGGGCGGGATTGTACTCCAGCAATAATTGAACAATCTTGGCGGTTTCCTCACCGTAAAGAATACTCGCGATCGTCAACCCAAAATCAATTCCGGCTGTCACACCGCCACCCGTAATTCGATTGCGATCGACCACAACCCTCTCGGTGCCCACTTCAACGCCCAATGCAGCGAGCTGCTCGCGGGCAGCCCAGTGAGTAGCCGCCCGATAGCCTTCGAGCAATCCTGCTTTCGCCAAAAGTATCGATCCGCCGCAGACTGAGGTGATAAATTTAGCAGTGCTGCCTTGTTCACGGAGAAATGCTAATATCTCTGGATCGTCTTCTATCGCTGGCATTTCTAAGCCACCACCAACACAGATCACATCTAAGCGCGGGCAATTTTCAAACGTAGTATCGGGTAGAACCATCATTCCATCATCGGTTTTGACTGGATCAAGTGTTTTCCAGATCCGATGAATTTTGACACCAGGTAGCCCGCTAAAAACTTGCTGTGGGCCAAGAATATCCAGCGAAGTCATACCAGGATAAAAGACTAAACCAATGGTGTAATTTTGCAAGTTAGTCATGAATTTATCTCCCTGCGGCGATTGCAATTAAATCTATCCCTATACTAGGAATGGCGACCCATCGCGACTAGTCCTCGATCGAGTACTCTTTTCACCACCATGACCACTTCCTTGAAGCTTTTATTTGAAGGAATTCACCAAGCAGAGGATGAAGACAGCTTGCGATCGCAGCTTGCGCCACAACTTGGGGAGTACTTTGCTGCCAAGCGATCTGGAATCTTTTTCTTCGACCAGCTTTTAGTAGATCAAAAGTTTCAAACCGTTCTCAACCTTGCCCTATCTCTCGAACACAATCCTGTAGCGCGTTACATCGCGGAACGCCATACACCCGTTCACGAAGGATTGGTGACAACACCCAAGGCCTGGAAATTAATCTGTCCACGTCCGGATCACTGGCATGTAATGGCAGGTCCGATTGTTGATCGTGGTCAAGTCGTGGGTTCAGTGGGATGTACCCGCGAAAAATCGATGCCTGCTTTTGATACTCAAAATTTAGCCGATCTAAGTGCCGTCTGTTTGCACCTGTCTGCTTGGACTGCAAGTGTGAGACTTACCCGCAGCACGACTCCACAACCCCAACATCAATCGTTTAACACCAGCCGACTAACACCGCGTGAGTTACAAATTGCTGATTTGGTAGCTTTGGGGCGAACCAATGCAGAGATTGGGAATGAACTTTGGATTACCGAAAATTCTGTCAAGCAAGCTTTGAAGCGAATGTTCCGTAAGCTGAATGTTTCGTCGCGTGCAGAACTAGTTGCACAAATCTCCGCCATGCAACCCCATTTTTCTAAGTAACAAGCTATCTCTATCTAGTTTGGTCAAACTCTCACCAGTAGTCTTTCGCTTATTCCTTCACCAATCAACTAACCGCATAACTTGTTATTAGAAGGAAAATCGTTAGCCTAGGCATCCTGTAGTGGTGATTGCGTAGAAAAATTTGGTTGACCAGCCCTGCAAATCCGCAGCGATCGCACATTATCTTCAACCTTACTTCAAGGATCACGCGCGCCCGTCTGTGGATCCCAAGTGACGAGCAGTCCATCGGCATGTGTTCGCGGCGGTTAGGCTAGATGGCTTAGTTAGCGGCGTTTGCCTCCGCCCGATTCTGCTTCAGCTGCGCCAGCATATCCTCGTGGGTCATTCCTTCGTACTGGCCCTACCGCCAGCGCAATCAACACCACTAGCAAGACTTCTTGTGAAATCCACCGTTCGGTTGTGGCTCCTCAATAACTTTGAGTGTTACCCCGTAGACGGAGCAATCAACCTGACGCAGCACTAAGAAGGGTGGCAAATGATAGACAACGAATTTCGCATTGTGCTAGAGGCCTACACCCAAGCAACAAATGATGGGGACATAGGTACTGCTGAGGCGCTGCTCAGAGAACTAGATGACTTAGTTGTGTCATCCCAATACGATCGCGCTAAGGCAGAAAAAATTAAGGAATGGACGGTGGGCTAGTGCCGACGGAGATGTTAAACAAAAACCCCCACGGGCCAATAGTGCCGGTGGGGGTTAGTTCTCAGGATGCATCTACGTTTCAGGACTTCTGCCCGTTACTTGCCTATGATGCCCTTATCAATGAGGGCAGTAGCAGGGGTCGGCTATTTAGCGTAAATGGAATTTCACCTCTGCCCCTAGCGATCGCCGAGGGTTATTTTGTTGGACATTGTGAATCATCGGGCTGTCCCTGGCCGACCGGCCCTAGCGAAAAAAATGAGCTGGAGCAGTAGTCTGCACCTAGAGATGGCTTTAAAGTAGGCCTGCATTCCTGCATTGCTACGTCCTTGTTTGGAGAGAGCGACATAACCCTGGGCAAGTGAGCTTGAGTGAATAACCCCCCGATGCGCGGGGCACCAGGGGGCGAGTTTGTTATAAGAGTTCGGGTATATGGTGAAACGAGATGCAGTATGTCTGCTCTCAACTCCACAATGCCCTGCTCCGGCTATTTCCACCCCTTCATAGCTGGCATGTTTACAGGATGCTGGTCGAGCGCGTCGAACCCGTTAACGTTCATCGAAATGTAGCCAATTTGCTTTACTTTCTTGCCCAAGTCATGTTGTTTGCTGGGGAGCAGCCCACATCCGCTGCCTCAACACCGCCAGCGATATCGCTCCCGGACAGAGCACATCAGCAATCAGCAGGCTATTCCCAGAGTCCATAGCACCACCCATACGATGGTGCCCAAACAAAACCCCCAATGGCCAGCGGTGCCGTTGAGGGGTGCATCTACGGGACGTTTTCAGAAACTCACCGCCATGGACCTATAGTGCCCTTACCGATGGGGTGCGTTGCAGATAGATGGGGAGCGTCGGCCAGGTGGCTTAGTCAAGGAATCTGGAAGCGCTTACAGACATAAACATTACCTACTGAGTCCTGAGCGATCGGTATTATTTATTTGTGTCTCTGGGTATTAGCCATCCGATCTACTCCCGCTCCATTGCTCCGCGACGTGATTTCAACCAAGAGGATGCCAAATCTGATCCGCTCTCCACTATCGCGCTATGGCATCGCTGGTCTCAGCGTTTTACTAGCAACCCTGCTGATGTTATTGCTAGACCCTTTGCTGGGGATGACGCAGAGCCCTTTTCTGTTGTTCTTTGGCGCTGTCATGATCAGCGCTTGGTCTGGTGGCTTCGGCCCGGGACTGGTTGCCACTGCTTTATCCGGGCTCGTTAGCACCTACTACTTTATCCCGCCCTTTTATTCTCTCTCTCTTGACTGGGTCAGCGGCTCACGGCTGAGTTTATTTTTGCTAGAGGGTGTGCTCATCAGCGTCCTCGCTGGCGAACTGCGGGTGGCCAAGCAGCGGCTTGAGCGTACGTTGTCAAAGCTAAGGAGCAGTGAAGCAGACTATTGGCAACTGGCCATGCAGTCGCAGGACCAGGCGAAGACGTTAAAGGCAATTTTCTCCGCGTCCGTTGATCACATCTACGTTTTTGATCAAGAGGGGCGCTATGGCTATGTCAGCGATGGTGCGGCTCAGGTGCTCGGTTTTTCACCCGAAGCCTTGTTTGGCAAAACATGGCGAGACATTGGTCTACCAGCGGCGCTCATGGAACCAGTAGATGCCCAGCGAGAGAGAGTGATGTCTACCGGGCGATCGCTCAAAAGTGAAACTGATTTTGTCACAGACCATGGGGTGCGATCCTATGAATACATTCTCACGCCGCTGAGTACAGACTCATCAGCAAAAGCTGTAGTAGTCATTTCTCGGGATATTACTGAGCGCAAACAAGCAGAAGTCGAGCGTCATCAATCGCTGCTGCGAGAACAAGCGGCCCGAGCCGAAGCAGAGGTGCAGCGAAATCGTTTGCATACGCTC contains:
- a CDS encoding precorrin-8X methylmutase, whose product is MKAPYLTIKELTDAVGGVTPRMVRHYHTLGLLPPVQRSEGNYRLYTQQDVQRLQRVIALKQQGFQLSHIRQLLDSQSEELTNPTLMTQLQQQYRAVIEQITRLRQTATALEGLLGRDRDCQSTQAEVLAQIKQLDVNTQEELGKLDQIWSNLDAATTAHPEAFQESLQRLLPDLSDYSEVTVHLLHQLVLACGDVSLINFVSLSPSAVASAREALKAKCCIVTDLPSVAATLDRTRLAHLGCPIATLIDDPHITGVSEAEQTFYNHPAWQERLRQIPKGSVLVIGYAPSVLLAACQLIEQQQIEPALVIGMPIGFSHAPAAKRRLAETKVAHITIQGSFGGGLLASVTLNSLVETLIEKPDCHCYLTRS
- a CDS encoding 2'-5' RNA ligase family protein, translating into MSNSLILTLKLDQTTFERANTLRQQHFPPERNVVPAHIILFHQLPGDRESAISHSLETLCAQTKHFPFSLPSPKLLGNGVAISVSSPELIQLHKDLATAWDEWLIPQDRQGYRPHITIQNKVDSNAARQLYEELEAQWQSMTGWGEGLLLWYYQKGPWELAREFCFAQ
- a CDS encoding response regulator, which translates into the protein MQPEYRQCGYGDETNCADWLSLDYLLHLASPQAVQMDADHGDLLVEECQNNYINFDGNLSSLKGLRVLIVDGDVDTLDIFSFVLQGREAEVFATTSTTEAIDKATNWYPDVLICDISLPGQDGYALVHELRSLQTDPDKFLCAIAVTTLLKQQDCLKLLSQNFRSESFQKYLPKPTDVYELVAAVAELTGLKPNRWR
- a CDS encoding Crp/Fnr family transcriptional regulator; the protein is MSNIQKFDLPKNHLLAVLPTEAYERLVPHLELVSLTNYQSIYDVDEPVSYVYFPHHSLISLVTSMENGSTIEVSLVGREGMAGILAILGGKTKAHRAYVQNPGQAMRMSAAALKAEFDRGGPLQSILLRYCQALFSQAAQYVACNRFHSTEERLARWLLLVRDCLQSDTFILTQEFIGEMLGVPRSSVTIAAGNLSQASVIRYTRGRVTILDGEALENCSCECYGAIQREFAHLLGPL
- the topA gene encoding type I DNA topoisomerase translates to MANLLLIESPGKVKKLGQILGSGWVIKASMGHVRELANDGEDALGFDLGADSINCRYQPRDDRAQKVLAELRQAVKAAACVYIATDPDREGETIGWHLQQALNLKHPRRVVYSEITSQAVRAAIAQPRTLNQSLVAAGRARDCLDKLVGYTGSRHVVWPLNNGAKSMGRVQSATLHLLCVRERAIQAFVPQDYWSVWVTYGEGFKAFYRTSPKPQRPPAKDAEDKGAEQESERVTSQERADQLVASAQTHPHHVLHIEGKQATQSPPPPFVTSTLQQAAGSKLHFSPEHTMKVAQALYEKGHITYMRTDSITLSAPFCESVRQYLEQHDPTNLPRKTTQHRAIKGSQEAHEAIRPTDVNHLPQHLQRELSAEQARLYELIWNRAVASQCAPARLRKTRIVTQSGDAYWEARGQVLEFAGYTRYWNNLSADAVLPALTQGQPLQLAQAQADAKQTQPPPRYSEPKLVKLMEQKGIGRPSTYAPTIKTLRQREYVDLLQGKLQPTALGLELDGALEKLLPDLIQPEFTAQMETALDAIATGDQEWQAYLLNWNRNYFAPAIAQAKSQLLSLPTFAEHPPAPGGKSSERSSVTKAKPANGQPTKTKCPTCGEAMTKLPSRSKKMKAKHFLKCSGPGCSTVMFWNAKAKRYELPQAQRQALSSDLFTDHPCPVCGALLERYAYTKDGQDKVMLRCSLLENRRGKCKEVAFFQSQGEFWSPKFGTLKISAPSP
- a CDS encoding DJ-1/PfpI family protein, which produces MTNLQNYTIGLVFYPGMTSLDILGPQQVFSGLPGVKIHRIWKTLDPVKTDDGMMVLPDTTFENCPRLDVICVGGGLEMPAIEDDPEILAFLREQGSTAKFITSVCGGSILLAKAGLLEGYRAATHWAAREQLAALGVEVGTERVVVDRNRITGGGVTAGIDFGLTIASILYGEETAKIVQLLLEYNPAPPFDAGSPEKAGPKLVNKAMLFMQQMSSLELAK
- a CDS encoding LuxR C-terminal-related transcriptional regulator, coding for MTTSLKLLFEGIHQAEDEDSLRSQLAPQLGEYFAAKRSGIFFFDQLLVDQKFQTVLNLALSLEHNPVARYIAERHTPVHEGLVTTPKAWKLICPRPDHWHVMAGPIVDRGQVVGSVGCTREKSMPAFDTQNLADLSAVCLHLSAWTASVRLTRSTTPQPQHQSFNTSRLTPRELQIADLVALGRTNAEIGNELWITENSVKQALKRMFRKLNVSSRAELVAQISAMQPHFSK